The region CTGGTCAAGGCCAGCACCGATCCGTTTGGCGCCGGCCATGTCGGCGACATCAAGAATATTGTCGCCACCAGCGGCAATGCGTCGAGCCGGATGGACAACACGCTCAAGTATCTGTCGCCGGCCATGGCCGGCGTGACTGTGGAACTGGTGGCGGCGCCCGGCGAGGTGGCGGGTGACAGCGCGGCCGGCCGGCAGTACGGCGGCGCGGTCGCCTATGTGGCGGGGCCGCTGCAGCTGCGCGCCGGCTATCACAACCGCAACAATGACACGGCGACCCTGAAAAACACGGACAACGCCCGCAATGCGGTGGTGGCCGCCGTCTATGACTTCGGCGTCGCCAGGGCCCACCTGCTGTACGGCACGAATCATGGCCTGAACAGTTCGTCATTCCGCAACAACGCCAACCCGTTCGGCCGGGCCGTCACGCCGGTGGCCTCGGCCGACAGCCGCGATGCGATGCTGGGCCTGACGGTGCCGTTCGGGCCCCATGCGCTGCTGGCCTCATACTTGCGCAAGGATGACCGGACGGCGCGCAACCAGGATGCCAGCCAGGTGGCGCTGGGCTACCGCTACAGCTTGTCGAAGCGCACCAGCCTGTACGCGGTCTATGCCCGCATCGACAACCGCAACGGCGCCAGCTATACGGTGGGCAACTCGATCGAAGCGGGCACAGGCGACCGTGCCGCCAGCGCCGGCATCAGCCACGCCTTCTGAGCGGGTTGTTTACCGGGCCGCTTCCAAGGGCTTGTTGCGCTGGCGCCAGCGCAGCAGGCCCCAGGCGTAAGCGGCGTAGTAGCCGGTGACCATGCCGTAGGCGGCCATGGTCAGCGGGCTCTGGCCGAACGGCGGTGGCGGCACCGGCACGTCCAGGCGCGTGTTCAGGTAGATTTCCATGCCGCGGTACAGCAGGCGGGCGATGAACAGCATGGTGATGGCCAGGCCCAGGTAGCGGTGCTGGGTGAAATAATAATCTTTGCCGACCTGTTCGAAGCGGGTCAGCTTGATGCCCAGCACGCCCAGCCAGCCGCCGGCCAGCACGCCGGCGCCCAGGCTCGACAGCGGCAGGATCTCGAACTTGGTCGTCGTTGCCAGGAACACGATCAGCGCGGGAACGCCGAACGCCACCAGGCGGTGCCGCCACAGCTGCGACTTCTGGCGCGCCACCAGTTTTTTCAGGCGCGAATAGATGCGCCAGACCAGCAGCGGGACCAGGAACAGCAGGGCGAGGGTGGTGGTTTCCATGGATGATGAGCGAACGGTAAAACAACGATTGTAAGCCAGATCGCCATGGCCATGGCCGGTGATGAAATGTTGCTTATTGACATTTTGATGGCGGGTCAGCACTATGCCCTGTCACAGGGCGCCGCCACGAGCGAGCGCGCTGGGCCACCGCCTCTCTTCATAGACCCTCATTGGAGCGCCATGTCACCCCGTTTTCCCTTGCTGCCTGTTACCGTCGGCCTGATCGCCGCTTCCTCCATGGCCACCGCCCAGACCGGCGGCTATCAACAGCCACCGGCTGCCCTGCAAGCCATCGTCGATGCGCCGCGCGCGCCCACCCTGAGCCTGAGCCCGAAACGCAACCTGGCGGCCATGCTGCCCACGCCTTCCTTGCCCAGCATCAGCGAAGTGGCGCAACCGGAATTGAAACTGGCCGGCCTGCGCATCAACCCGCGCACCTATTCCGCCAGCCGTTTCAGTTTTTACACGGGGCTGGGCCTGCTCGATATCGACACGCAAAAAGAACTCAAGGTCAGCGGCCTGCCGGCGGCGCCGCGCATCGCCGACCTGGCCTGGTCGCCCGACCAGCGCTACCTGGCGTTCAGCAATGTGGTGTATGCCGACGCCGCCAAGGGCGTCAAGGAATCCGGCGTGGAACTGTGGCTGCTTGACGTGCAGAGCAAGGTCGCGCGCAAGCTGTCCAGCCAGCCTTTGTCCGGCGTGTCCGGCCGCGGCTTTTCGTGGATGCCAGACAGCAAGACCTTGCTGGTGCAGCTGAAACCGGCCAAGCTGGGCGCGGCGCCCGCCGTGAACGGCATTCCGACCGGCCCGGCCATCCAGGACAGCCTGCCTGGCGGCGCCGTCAAGCAATTGCGCACCTATCCCGACCTGCTGAAAAACGAGCAGGACGCGCAGCTGTTCGAACACTACATCACGGTGCAGCTGGCCTTGCTGGACGTCACCGGCAAGCAGCGCCTGGTGGGCCAGCCCGGTGCGTACTCGCGCGCCACCGTGGCGCCGGGCGGCAAGTATCTGCTGACGGAAACCATCGAACGTCCGTACTCCTACATCGTGCCGGCGCGCGACTTCGGCAGCAAGATCGAAGTGCGCGACCTGGCCGGCAAGGTGGTGCATCTGGTGGCCACCCTGCCGCTGGAGGAAGGCCTGCCACCGGGTAATGACGCCGTCTCGCCCGGCGTGCGCAAGGTCAGCTGGCGCGTCGATGCGCCGGCCACCCTGGTGTGGGCCGAAGCGCAGGATGGCGGCGACCCGGCGAAGAACGCCGAGATCCGCGACATCGTCTACACCCAGGCCGCGCCGTTCACGGCCCAGCCTGGCGTGCTGGCCAAGCTCGCTTCGCGCTACGGCGGCATCGCCTGGGGCCGTGGCGACCTGGCCCTGTTGAGCGAAGCGTGGTACAAGACGCGCGCCGTCAAGCAATGGCGCATCAAGCCGGATCAACCATCGGTTGAAGCCGGCACGCCGGGCGACCTGGTGTATTCGGGTTCGTTCGAGGACCGCTACAACGATCCGGGCCAGCCCGTGATGCGGGCCGATGCGGCCGGCTTGCCGCGCATCCTGATCGCCGCGGACGGCACTATCCTGCTCGACGGCGCCGGCGCCTCGAAGGACGGCGACCGTCCCTTTATCGACCGCCTGGACCTGGTGTCGAAGAAAAAGGAACGCCTGTTCCAGAGCGCCGCGCCCTACTATGAAAACGTGGTGGCCGTGCTGGACGAAGACGGCGGCCGTTTCCTGTCGACGCGCGAATCGCCGACCGAGCAGCCGAACTACTATGTGCGCAATCTGAAACCGGGCGCGACCGCGTTGACGCCGCTGACGCATTTCCCGCATCCGCTGCCGCAACTGAAAGACGTGCAAAAGGAACTGATCCGCTACAAGCGCGCCGACTGTGTCGACCTGACGGCGACCCTGATGCTGCCACCCAACTATGACGTGAAACGCGACGGCCCGCTGCCGACCCTGATGTGGGCCTACCCGCAGGAATTCAAGACGGCCAGCGCCGCCAGCCAGACCAAGGGCTCGCCGTACAAATTCAATGCCGTCAGCTACTGGGGTCCGGCCGCTTTCCTGTCCATGGGTTACGCCGTGCTCGACAATCCGTCCTTCCCTATCGTGGGCAATGGCGAACAGGAGCCGAACGACACCTATCTGCCGCAGCTGGTGGCCGACGCCGAAGCGGCTGTCGACGAGGTGGTGCG is a window of Janthinobacterium sp. J1-1 DNA encoding:
- a CDS encoding porin, which encodes MLDTVKQGAALALIATAAIAGSAHAQSAVTLYGLLDTALVKESGGSACSVSKLSSGVGAGSRLGFRGKEELGNGWSAVFLLENGFQSDTGAMGQGSLLFGRQAYVGLQSPYGTLLLGRQYTPEYLVKASTDPFGAGHVGDIKNIVATSGNASSRMDNTLKYLSPAMAGVTVELVAAPGEVAGDSAAGRQYGGAVAYVAGPLQLRAGYHNRNNDTATLKNTDNARNAVVAAVYDFGVARAHLLYGTNHGLNSSSFRNNANPFGRAVTPVASADSRDAMLGLTVPFGPHALLASYLRKDDRTARNQDASQVALGYRYSLSKRTSLYAVYARIDNRNGASYTVGNSIEAGTGDRAASAGISHAF
- a CDS encoding prolyl oligopeptidase family serine peptidase yields the protein MSPRFPLLPVTVGLIAASSMATAQTGGYQQPPAALQAIVDAPRAPTLSLSPKRNLAAMLPTPSLPSISEVAQPELKLAGLRINPRTYSASRFSFYTGLGLLDIDTQKELKVSGLPAAPRIADLAWSPDQRYLAFSNVVYADAAKGVKESGVELWLLDVQSKVARKLSSQPLSGVSGRGFSWMPDSKTLLVQLKPAKLGAAPAVNGIPTGPAIQDSLPGGAVKQLRTYPDLLKNEQDAQLFEHYITVQLALLDVTGKQRLVGQPGAYSRATVAPGGKYLLTETIERPYSYIVPARDFGSKIEVRDLAGKVVHLVATLPLEEGLPPGNDAVSPGVRKVSWRVDAPATLVWAEAQDGGDPAKNAEIRDIVYTQAAPFTAQPGVLAKLASRYGGIAWGRGDLALLSEAWYKTRAVKQWRIKPDQPSVEAGTPGDLVYSGSFEDRYNDPGQPVMRADAAGLPRILIAADGTILLDGAGASKDGDRPFIDRLDLVSKKKERLFQSAAPYYENVVAVLDEDGGRFLSTRESPTEQPNYYVRNLKPGATALTPLTHFPHPLPQLKDVQKELIRYKRADCVDLTATLMLPPNYDVKRDGPLPTLMWAYPQEFKTASAASQTKGSPYKFNAVSYWGPAAFLSMGYAVLDNPSFPIVGNGEQEPNDTYLPQLVADAEAAVDEVVRRGVADRDRIAIGGHSYGAFMTGNLLAHTRLFRAGIARSGAYNRTLTPFGFQSEDRPFWQAQTVYQAMSPFNYADKIKDALLMIHGEQDNNSGTFPIQSERMFQAIKGLGGTARLVMLPNESHAYRARESIMHMLYESNKWLEKYVKNAAPRTPVAARDGQ